TGGCCGCATGGATTTCCACACCATCAAAGCCGGCACGAATCGCGTTTCTGGCAGCCTGAACGTAAAGCTCAACCAATTCCTGAATGTCCGCGATTCCCAGTTCACGCGGCGCGGAGGGTGAAACGAGAGTTCCGGTCCCTGGCCCAGTTTCAATAAATGCCTTAACTTTTTCAGCCTGAATGGCCGACGGTGCCAGCGGTGCGCCATTTTCAGGCTGCAGTGACGTATGGGAAACGCGGCCAACGTGCCAGAGCTGGGCGAATATCACACCTCCGCTGGCGTGCACGGCATCCGTGACTTTTTGCCATCCCTCAATCTGCGCTTCGCTGTAAATGCCCGGTGTCCAGGCATAACCCTGACCGCGCGGTTCAATCTGAGTTCCTTCGCTGACCATAAAGCCCGCGCCGGCACGTTGCTGATAATATTCTGCCATCAGGCCGGTTGGCAGATCGCCAGGCTGGCCGCTGCGCTGGCGCGTCAGTGGAGGGAATACAATCCGGTTTTTCAGGGTATAGGGACCGAGGTTTATCGGATGAAACAGCGCTTCATGTTGCATTTCTATTCTCCAGTATCTCTGCAAAAAAATCACATTAGACCGGTCGACTAGTAATAACGTAACCCTAGGCCGATCGGCTATTTTCATCTCTTCAATCAACCAACAATGAGATCAGTCGACTAGTAAATACATCCGGAAATTTCCCCGTGATGAAGATTTTCAGCTCAGGTGATATAGCCCACCCGCTAGATTCCAACACTGATACCTCATGCTTACTTGTAAATTTCCGCCGTGCCGTAAAGATAATTGCGACCGCCGGCAGAAACCACGCGATAGGATCCGGCACCTTCGGCTGTCGCTTTCGCATCGAGTCGGTTTATCAGTTCACTCAGATTGCTTCCGGCAGCCGAGGCTGAGATAACGCCGATACGTTGCTCGCCAGCAGGTTGATCCTGAACCTGATTAGCGGCAAATGCAGGTAATGAAGCGGTAGAGATGGCGAACAGTGCAACAGCTTTAGTCATGATTTTCATGATATTTTCCTTTCAGTCAGTAAAGTGATTTGAGTAGTAGAGAGAATTTTTTGGCCGGGACCGCTTAGTGGCTCCGGCGTTAAGTTACGAACATTTAGTGCGACAAACTCTGTGCTGCCTTTTCAATCACGGCAGCAATCTTACCGGGCTGTGAGGCATAGATTGCGTGGTTACCCTTCAGTTCGGTCACCTTGCTGCCGGCACGCTCGGCCATAAAACGTTCCAGCTGCGGGTTGATGGCGCGGTCTTCCGTCGCTACCACAGCCCAGCTCGGCTTATGCTTCCACGCCGGTTCGCCAGCTGTCGCACTGAAGGCCGCCACCGCGGGCATGACCTGAGACTGTGCCAGCAGCGCGGTCTCTTTTTCCGGCAGATCGGCGGCAAAGTCCGCGTGGAACGACTCAGGTTTCAGATAGAGGAAATGATCGTCCGTTTCAGCAATCGAATGCGCGGCGGGCGGGTATTTTTTTGCCAGGCTCAGCAGAGAATCCCCTTTTTCCGGCTGCATCGCCGCAATGTAGACCAGCCCTGCTACCGACGGGTCATTACCCGCATCGCTGATAATCATGCCGCCGTAGCTGTGTCCGACCAGCAGCGTTTTGCCGCTCTGCATTTTCAGTACGCGTTTTGTTGCGGCCACGTCGTCTGCCAGGGAGGTTTGCGGCTCCTGAACAATCGACACCTTGTAGCCCTCTTTATGCAGAATGCGGGCGATCGGGTTCCAGCCGGAGCCATCAACGAAAGCCCCGTGGACCAGAACGATATTTTTAACCGGCTCGGCCAGCGATGACTGAGCATAGACAGACAGAACCAGGCTTAAAGCGGCTGAAGCGACAGTTTTTTTGAACATTTTTTTATCTCTCTTTCATAAACAGGTTGAGTTTGCTGTACCGGGTGCTGAGAGAGTTGCTGGGCAATCCCCCGCAGCCGGCCGGAGTCATATCACTGTGCCAGCTGTTTGATCAGCTGCGCTGCGGTTGCTGCTGATGAGGTCGGGTTCTGACCGGTGATCAAAAGACCATCCGTGACCACATATGAGCTCCAGTCCGCGCCTTTGGAATAAATACCGCCCTTCGCAATCAGCTCATCCTCGACCAGGAATGGCACCACGTGGGTCAGGCCTACCGCCTCTTCTTCAGTGTTCGTGAAGCCGGTGACCTTGCGTCCTTCGACCAGCGGTCTGCCTTCCGGCGTTTTCACGTGACGCAGTACGCCAGGTGCATGGCAGACGAACGCCACGTTTTTTGAAGCGGCAAAGAAAGATTCAATCAGCGCGATGGAATCCTTATCTTCCGCCAGGTCCCACAGCGGACCGTGGCCACCCGGATAAAACACGGTGTCGAAATCGGCCTGAGACACACTGTCGAGGCGGACGGTGGTCGCCAGCTGCGCCATGGCGTCAGTATCGGCTTCAAAGCGGTGCGTAAGCTCGGTCTGGAAGTCCGGCTCATTGCTTTTTGGATCCAGTGGTGGGTTACCCCCCTTCGGTGAGGCCAGCACGATTTCCGCACCGGCGTCCTTAAAGGCGTAGTAAGGAGCGGCCAGCTCTTCGAGCCAGAAGCCGGTTTTACGGCCGGTGTTGCCCAGCGTGTCGTGTGAGGTCAGTACCATTAAAACTTTCATTGTCATTCTCCAGTATGTCGATAAGTGATATTCAATTAGACCAGTCGTCTATTAACTTGCTGCATTTCCTGCCTTGGTGCTGACGGTTGCTTTGCTTAAACCTGATGGCTATGCAATTGCCAACGATTTTAAGCAACCTCGTTTGCCCTGACAGTTGCCGTGAAACCAAACTAACATCAATTAGACCGGTCGT
The nucleotide sequence above comes from Pantoea nemavictus. Encoded proteins:
- the bhsA gene encoding multiple stress resistance protein BhsA, yielding MKIMTKAVALFAISTASLPAFAANQVQDQPAGEQRIGVISASAAGSNLSELINRLDAKATAEGAGSYRVVSAGGRNYLYGTAEIYK
- a CDS encoding alpha/beta hydrolase, whose amino-acid sequence is MFKKTVASAALSLVLSVYAQSSLAEPVKNIVLVHGAFVDGSGWNPIARILHKEGYKVSIVQEPQTSLADDVAATKRVLKMQSGKTLLVGHSYGGMIISDAGNDPSVAGLVYIAAMQPEKGDSLLSLAKKYPPAAHSIAETDDHFLYLKPESFHADFAADLPEKETALLAQSQVMPAVAAFSATAGEPAWKHKPSWAVVATEDRAINPQLERFMAERAGSKVTELKGNHAIYASQPGKIAAVIEKAAQSLSH
- a CDS encoding type 1 glutamine amidotransferase domain-containing protein, coding for MKVLMVLTSHDTLGNTGRKTGFWLEELAAPYYAFKDAGAEIVLASPKGGNPPLDPKSNEPDFQTELTHRFEADTDAMAQLATTVRLDSVSQADFDTVFYPGGHGPLWDLAEDKDSIALIESFFAASKNVAFVCHAPGVLRHVKTPEGRPLVEGRKVTGFTNTEEEAVGLTHVVPFLVEDELIAKGGIYSKGADWSSYVVTDGLLITGQNPTSSAATAAQLIKQLAQ